In one window of Anser cygnoides isolate HZ-2024a breed goose chromosome 3, Taihu_goose_T2T_genome, whole genome shotgun sequence DNA:
- the CALM2 gene encoding calmodulin-2, which yields MADQLTEEQIAEFKEAFSLFDKDGDGTITTKELGTVMRSLGQNPTEAELQDMINEVDADGNGTIDFPEFLTMMARKMKDTDSEEEIREAFRVFDKDGNGYISAAELRHVMTNLGEKLTDEEVDEMIREADIDGDGQVNYEEFVQMMTAK from the exons ATG GCTGATCAACTGACAGAAGAGCAGATTGCAG AATTCAAAGAAGCTTTTTCACTATTTGACAAGGATGGTGATGGTACTATAACTACAAAGGAGTTGGGGACTGTGATGAGATCACTTGGTCAAAACCCCACAGAAGCAGAGTTACAGGATATGATCAATGAAGTAGATGCTGATG GCAATGGCACAATTGACTTTCCAGAGTTTCTGACAATGAtggcaagaaaaatgaaagatacaGATAGTGAAGAAGAAATTAGAGAAGCGTTCCGTGTGTTTGACAAG GATGGTAATGGTTACATTAGTGCTGCAGAACTTCGCCATGTGATGACAAATCTTGGAGAGAAGCTAACAGATGAAGAAGTTGATGAAATGATTAGGGAAGCAGACATTGATGGTGATGGTCAAGTAAACTATGAAG AGTTTGTACAAATGATGACAGCGAAGTGA